The Nostoc cf. commune SO-36 genomic sequence GATTTGATTAATTATCCTTTGATCGTAAATAGACCATGCTGTAGGGGTTTAGCAATGCTTTACCCTTACGAAAGATGTGGCTTTTCACGTTATACATATTTACTATTTCTTGTCAATGCGTAAATCCTAATTAATATTATCAAACAGAATTCAGGAGTCAGGGGCCAGAATTCAGAATGAATTCTGCGCGACTGGCGGATAGCGCAGCGTATACCCTTCGGGATGCTTCGCTTAGAGCGAGTACTCGATAGCGTAGCGTTAGCGAGTATTTTCGAGTCGCGTCTGAATAAATGGGTTTAAGACCCCCACCAAATTGAAAATTTGGTAGTCTACAATGAGTGGCGGGTCTGAATCCCCCACTCATTGATTCTGACTCCTGAATTCTGGCTTCTTAATTCTTCTTCAAGAGCTTTTTTATCTTCTGCTTTCTTGTGTCAGTCTTTTGAAATTGATGTTCAATTAATTTTCGAGTTATGAATCTGATTATAAACCCTTCCCTATCATTCCGTTGGGCTTTATGTTACGTAGAATGGATAATGATTGCTGGAATTACCTTAGGTTGCATAATTGATGGAACTTTTCAGATATCTACAGTAACAACTTTATATGTGATAACCTGTCTTGTTGGATATGCTCTTTTGAGTTTAATTTTTCCGATTGAGCGTCCACTTTGGCAAAGACAAATATACATTTTAATAGGAATGTTGCTCGCTCTATCTGTAAAGTTTATCGGCACTGGATTAGAATTATTTGTTTACCTATATATTGCTAAAAGCTGTTTTTTACTGAATCGCAAAAATCTATTATTAACTGTCATATTAATAGTTTCATTAGATATATTAACATCCATACTGACTGTACCCGAATCAGTCAAAGCTCAAGCTGATTTATGTGGGATCTTACAGGGATCTAAGCAAATAAAATTAGTTATTATTGAGTATCTTTCAAACAATCTTGTTAGTATTCCCTTTATCATAGCTTTTAGCTTTATGATAATTTCTGAACAGAAAAGCCGACAAAGAGCGGAAGCTTTAACCCAACAAGTACAAACTTTAGCAGATGCTCTAGAACGCACTCGAATTGCACGGGATATTCATGATTCGCTAGGACATAGTTTAACCAATCTTAATAGTAGGCTCGCAATTGCCCAACAGAAGTTACGCCAACATGATATAGATACCGTCTCTCAAGCAGTTGATACAGCAAAGTTTCTAGCTAGTCAATGCATTGAAGATGTTAGTCACTACCTAAAAACAATGCGGCAAACTGACTTCAATCTCAACCAAGCTTTAACTACTTTAGTGGAACAGTTGCGCTACAATCAAGCTTTTAATATTAAATGGGAAATTAATTTACCACAACTTTCTTTATCAAACAGCCACCACATTTACTGTATTGTAAAAGAAGGATTAACTAATATTCAAAAACACGCTCACGCTTCCCAAGTATTTTTTCGAGGAAAGTCTACACCTGAAGTAATTTTGTTAGAACTTAGGGATGACGGTCAAGGCTTTGACAACACAATGCCACATTCAGGTTTAGGGCTCAAAGGCATGATAGAACGAGTAGAAATGCTTGGTGGTAATCTGATAATCAAGAGTACTCCAGGGCTAGGTACGCAAATTAAAATCACAATTCCACTATGATTCGCCTCTTAGTTGTTGACGATCAAGAAATTTTTCGGCAAGACTTAGTTACATTACTGTCTAGCGAAGACGATTTGGAAGTGATAGAACAAGCAAGCAACGGTAAAGAGGCAATTGCTTTGCTAAAGCAATTGCAACCGAATGTTATTCTAATGGATGTAAGAATGCCCATTTGTGATGGGGTGATTGCTACTCAAGAAATTATTCAACGTTACCCTTGGATAAAAATTTTAGTTCTGACTACGTTTGATGATGATGAGTATATTTGGCATTCATTAAGGGCAGGAGCGCTAGGTTATCTACTCAAACATACCCCAATTGAACAAATTGCTACAGCAATTCGCTCGGTATATCTGGGATATAGTCAATTGGGGCCAACAATTGCACCAAAAGTTTTTACGCAATTACAATCCGGTAATTCAACTTTAGAGGTTAATTATCAAAACTTGCTTAGTAAGCGCGAATTGGATGTTTTAAAACTTTTGGGTCAAGGAAAAAATAACCGAGAAATTGCTCATGAACTACATTTAACGGAAGGAACCGTCAGGAATTATGTCTCGCGTATCTTCAGTCAGTTGGGTTTACGTGATCGCATTCACGCTGTACTTTGGGTACAACAACACCTGCCAGGCTAAGACCCAGGGCTATTTCATTCTAAAAAGCCGCTTGAGTGTGTCTAATCCAAAAGAACATAAACGTTGAGCTTGCGCCATGTTCTTAAACATATTATCCCGGTACAAATTGAGTGAAAAATTACGAGCGAGCGCAAAAATCTGAGTCAGGAGAGTAGTGCGAATTCTGGATGCATCTTCACCTTGGGTAACATCCCGCACATAGTGGACTAAAAACAACCCGGAAAATCAAGCAATAAAATTAGGCAGCATTCAACAAGTCAGAATCATCAGAACAAGTAGCAGTTTCTGGAAGTAACTGGAGTTTAGACTAAGGTATGCAAAACGACGCAGCAGGGCTGAGTTAATTAGAGACTTAGCGAAATTATGAATAATCTTTAGTATTAAACAGCAACAGATGGTTCTTTACGTGGTCGTGTTACTGTTTTTTTAACAATGGGGCAGCGGTTTTTACGGTGACGCTTTTTTCCTGCTTCCCAACCAGGGGACTTTCCGCGAGGTTTGGGTGGTTGGGCA encodes the following:
- a CDS encoding sensor histidine kinase, which codes for MNLIINPSLSFRWALCYVEWIMIAGITLGCIIDGTFQISTVTTLYVITCLVGYALLSLIFPIERPLWQRQIYILIGMLLALSVKFIGTGLELFVYLYIAKSCFLLNRKNLLLTVILIVSLDILTSILTVPESVKAQADLCGILQGSKQIKLVIIEYLSNNLVSIPFIIAFSFMIISEQKSRQRAEALTQQVQTLADALERTRIARDIHDSLGHSLTNLNSRLAIAQQKLRQHDIDTVSQAVDTAKFLASQCIEDVSHYLKTMRQTDFNLNQALTTLVEQLRYNQAFNIKWEINLPQLSLSNSHHIYCIVKEGLTNIQKHAHASQVFFRGKSTPEVILLELRDDGQGFDNTMPHSGLGLKGMIERVEMLGGNLIIKSTPGLGTQIKITIPL
- a CDS encoding response regulator transcription factor: MIRLLVVDDQEIFRQDLVTLLSSEDDLEVIEQASNGKEAIALLKQLQPNVILMDVRMPICDGVIATQEIIQRYPWIKILVLTTFDDDEYIWHSLRAGALGYLLKHTPIEQIATAIRSVYLGYSQLGPTIAPKVFTQLQSGNSTLEVNYQNLLSKRELDVLKLLGQGKNNREIAHELHLTEGTVRNYVSRIFSQLGLRDRIHAVLWVQQHLPG